A part of Ignavibacteria bacterium genomic DNA contains:
- a CDS encoding gamma-glutamylcyclotransferase — protein MWYFAYGSNMSLTRMAQRGVVINQYKPAKLKNFELKFNKISKTQGAVANIVPNEGSIVEGVLYEIEDIAVMDKFESFPKHYKRTLVEIDGISAWVYIAQPEYIVEGLKPNQEYLNYLLEAKDFLSEEYYQKLKSIL, from the coding sequence ATGTGGTATTTTGCATATGGATCAAATATGTCTTTAACAAGAATGGCTCAAAGAGGTGTTGTAATAAATCAATACAAACCTGCAAAATTAAAGAATTTTGAACTGAAGTTTAACAAAATATCTAAAACTCAAGGAGCTGTTGCTAATATTGTACCTAACGAAGGTTCAATAGTTGAAGGCGTATTGTATGAAATTGAAGATATTGCAGTAATGGATAAATTTGAGTCATTTCCAAAACATTATAAAAGAACGCTTGTTGAAATAGATGGTATAAGTGCTTGGGTTTATATTGCACAACCAGAATATATTGTTGAAGGACTTAAACCAAATCAAGAATATTTAAATTATCTACTTGAAGCAAAAGACTTCTTATCAGAAGAATACTATCAAAAATTAAAGTCAATTTTATGA
- a CDS encoding site-specific DNA-methyltransferase, whose amino-acid sequence MLYYQTNDIKLYLQDNLELLQSLPDESFDLIYCDILYNTGNKFPDYDDILGEPMDAVKWYNPRIKEMYRVLKPTGSIYIHCDWHLNSYMRVLLDKIFGWKQYKNEIIRQCTNAKNNSNNWGKIYDNILYYTKTEKYTFNAPTEPKLEADLVNQYNKIDKNGDYYTTIPLHAKGETKLGETGQPWNSKSHGIVNLPKGRHWAISHSELEKLDELGQIEWSKNGNPRKILYAKDYQDKPIQNIWNLKSLGVSPNKVQQYSTQKPVELLDRIIKTSSNEGDLVGDFFLGGGTTAVVCKMNGRRFIGCDIQTKALELTKNKVEKIN is encoded by the coding sequence ATGTTGTACTATCAAACAAATGATATAAAACTATACTTACAAGACAATTTAGAATTATTACAATCATTACCAGATGAAAGTTTTGATTTAATTTATTGTGACATTCTTTATAATACAGGAAACAAGTTTCCAGATTATGATGATATTCTAGGAGAACCTATGGATGCTGTAAAATGGTATAATCCAAGAATTAAAGAAATGTATCGAGTTCTGAAACCAACTGGTTCAATTTATATTCATTGTGATTGGCATTTGAATTCATATATGAGAGTTTTATTAGATAAGATATTTGGTTGGAAACAATATAAGAATGAAATTATTAGACAATGTACAAACGCAAAAAATAATTCAAATAATTGGGGTAAAATATACGATAATATTTTGTATTACACAAAAACAGAAAAATATACATTTAATGCACCAACAGAACCCAAATTAGAAGCTGATTTAGTAAATCAATATAATAAGATTGATAAGAATGGTGATTATTATACAACTATACCTTTACATGCAAAAGGTGAAACAAAATTAGGTGAAACAGGACAACCTTGGAATTCAAAATCTCACGGTATTGTAAACCTACCTAAAGGTAGACATTGGGCAATTTCTCATTCAGAATTGGAAAAATTGGATGAATTGGGACAAATAGAATGGTCTAAAAATGGTAATCCGAGAAAGATACTTTATGCAAAAGATTATCAAGATAAACCAATACAGAATATTTGGAATTTAAAATCATTGGGTGTCTCACCAAATAAAGTGCAACAATATTCCACACAAAAACCAGTTGAATTATTAGATAGAATAATCAAAACATCATCAAACGAAGGTGATTTGGTTGGTGATTTCTTTTTAGGTGGTGGAACAACTGCGGTTGTTTGCAAAATGAATGGAAGAAGATTTATAGGTTGTGATATTCAAACAAAAGCGTTAGAATTAACTAAAAATAAAGTAGAAAAAATAAATTAG
- a CDS encoding CCA tRNA nucleotidyltransferase, with translation MKTFENFINSNIVMYTALKLMKTYKRFILEKNIPTYMPIPKDIEQIARLFHNAGKDLFVVGGAVRDFLQGKQPHDFDIVTNAQPEETKQILKGWNVSDEQGKNFGVLRIYTKDEPKGYEIATYRKDIAKGRDVKGDEQKVEIGSHITINDDVKRRDLTINALFYDINKKEIVDLVGGVNDLKNNVIRAVGDPKERFDEDRLRILRVLRFAARTGGNIDQTTSNAIKEDNRLRGIGPKDDVSQERIHEEWNKMLEHAQKANSSKMMQNYIDLLTEYDMWKQMFPGMIVDTTIEVESLNNAIIFYGLFNKDDIAGKKKMMVRDLKFTIDLVNQLDFLETYKISKLEDVYRLAKLKEKFHIDEQLIRDFVDEYGLNIKFMEAFLKYCNDGFIVDGNDLMAQGFKGKAIETEKERRELIRFKNEYIMM, from the coding sequence ATGAAAACTTTTGAAAATTTTATAAATAGTAACATTGTAATGTATACTGCATTAAAATTGATGAAAACATATAAAAGATTTATATTAGAAAAGAATATACCAACTTATATGCCAATACCTAAAGATATTGAGCAAATAGCCAGATTGTTTCACAATGCTGGTAAAGACCTTTTTGTTGTCGGTGGTGCCGTTAGAGATTTTCTACAAGGTAAACAACCACACGATTTTGACATTGTTACAAATGCGCAACCAGAAGAAACAAAACAAATACTTAAAGGTTGGAATGTTTCTGATGAACAAGGTAAAAATTTTGGTGTTCTTAGAATTTACACAAAAGATGAACCAAAAGGTTATGAGATTGCCACATATAGAAAAGACATTGCAAAAGGTCGTGATGTAAAAGGTGATGAACAAAAAGTAGAAATTGGTAGTCATATTACAATTAACGATGATGTTAAGCGTAGAGACTTAACTATAAATGCTTTATTTTATGATATTAACAAAAAAGAAATCGTAGATTTAGTTGGTGGTGTTAATGATTTAAAAAATAATGTTATAAGAGCTGTTGGTGATCCAAAAGAAAGATTTGATGAAGATAGATTAAGAATTTTAAGAGTGTTAAGATTTGCTGCTAGAACTGGTGGTAATATTGATCAGACAACTTCTAATGCAATTAAAGAGGATAATAGATTAAGAGGTATTGGACCAAAAGATGATGTATCACAAGAAAGAATACACGAAGAATGGAATAAAATGTTAGAACATGCTCAAAAGGCAAACAGTTCTAAAATGATGCAGAATTATATTGATTTATTAACTGAATATGATATGTGGAAACAAATGTTCCCTGGTATGATAGTTGATACAACTATTGAAGTTGAATCTTTAAATAATGCTATTATATTTTATGGTTTATTTAACAAAGATGATATTGCTGGTAAAAAGAAAATGATGGTTAGAGATTTAAAGTTTACTATTGATTTAGTAAATCAATTGGATTTCTTAGAAACATATAAAATTTCTAAACTAGAAGATGTTTATAGATTGGCAAAATTAAAAGAGAAGTTCCATATAGACGAACAATTGATAAGAGATTTTGTTGATGAATATGGATTAAATATAAAATTTATGGAAGCGTTTTTAAAATATTGTAATGACGGTTTTATTGTGGATGGTAACGATCTAATGGCCCAAGGTTTTAAAGGTAAAGCCATTGAAACTGAAAAAGAACGTAGAGAATTAATTAGATTTAAAAATGAATATATAATGATGTGA